In Tessaracoccus sp. MC1865, the DNA window GCGACGAGATCACGCCCACGTTGACGCGCCAGTCGAAGCCCAGCGGCTCGAACACCGGTTGCACCGCGCGGCCGAGGCCGGCCGCCACCGAATGGTCCAGCGTGTAGGCGGTCACGGCCACCTCGTCGGCGGGGTCCACCCCTGCCGCCACCAGGTCGTCAGCCGAGCGCATCGGCAGGCTCAACAGCGCCCAGAGGACCACCGTCGTGACCAGGATGATCGAGGTGACCTTCCGCAGGAACGCCTTGCAGGCATCCCACACCGAGATCAGCACCGTCCTGAGCTTCGGCAGCCGGTAGGACGGCATCTCCATGTAGAACGGCAGCCCCACGCCCGAGCGCCCCACGACCCGCTTCCAGAACCACGCCGACGTCATGGCCGACGCGGCCCCCAGCACGTAGAGGCCGAACATGATGGCGCCCTGTGCCCGCACCGGGCCCCAGCCCAGCTCGGGCGGCACGAGCATCCCGATCAGCAGCACATACACGGGCAGCCGGGCGGAGCAGGTCATCAGCGGAGCGGCCATCATGGTGGCCAGCCGGTCCTTGGCCGAGGGCAGCGTGCGCGTGGCCATGATGCCCGGGATGGCGCAGGCCAGCGACGAGAGGAGCGCGACGAACGCGCGGCCCTCCAGGCCCGCCGTCGACATCACGCGGTCCATCAGGTAGGCGGCGCGCGACAGGTAGCCGGAACCCTCGAGCAACGAGATGAGGATGAAGAGCAGAGCGATCTGCGGCAGGAACACCAGCACGCCGCCCACACCGGCCAGCAGCGCGTCGGCGGTGAAGGAGGCCAACCAGCCCACCGGGATGGCGCCGCGCGCCCAGTCGCCGAGCCACGCGAACGCCGCCTCGATCCAGCCCTGCAGGGGGGCGGCCACCACGAAGATGGTCTGGAAGAACACGAACATGGTGAGGAAGAAGATGAGGCTGCCCCAGAGGGGGTGCAGCAGCACGCGGTCGAACCTGGCGGTGCGCGAATCCGGATCCGGCGCGGCGAAGTGCGCCGCGGTGAGGACGGACTGCGTCCAGCCGACGACGGCCTCGGGTTCCGTGGGAGGCACCAGCATCGGCGCGGGCCACTGGGCGGGCGCGGCGAGGATCTGGCGGAGGGCCTCGACCCCCCGTCGTTCACCCGCCACCACGGGCAGCACCTTGAGCCCGAGCGCCCGGGACAACGCCTCGGGGTCGACCTTGCCGCCGCGGTGCAGCAACTCGTCGACGAACGTCAGCACGATCGCGGTGGGCAGACCGGCC includes these proteins:
- a CDS encoding ferrous iron transporter B; this translates as MLPRVALVGSPNAGKTTLFNGLTGLRAKTGNYPGVTVARYEGLVETTTGPVVVEDLPGTYSLDPISPDEEIVAAVLEEAGTLAGLLVVVDATNLRRGLGFVAQVQQAGLPTAIVLTFVDELLHRGGKVDPEALSRALGLKVLPVVAGERRGVEALRQILAAPAQWPAPMLVPPTEPEAVVGWTQSVLTAAHFAAPDPDSRTARFDRVLLHPLWGSLIFFLTMFVFFQTIFVVAAPLQGWIEAAFAWLGDWARGAIPVGWLASFTADALLAGVGGVLVFLPQIALLFILISLLEGSGYLSRAAYLMDRVMSTAGLEGRAFVALLSSLACAIPGIMATRTLPSAKDRLATMMAAPLMTCSARLPVYVLLIGMLVPPELGWGPVRAQGAIMFGLYVLGAASAMTSAWFWKRVVGRSGVGLPFYMEMPSYRLPKLRTVLISVWDACKAFLRKVTSIILVTTVVLWALLSLPMRSADDLVAAGVDPADEVAVTAYTLDHSVAAGLGRAVQPVFEPLGFDWRVNVGVISSLAAREVFVATLGQVASASDPENPARALAEMRHQDGPREGEEVFTPPTIAALLVFFVYALQCMSTLAVMRRETGTWRWPLIAFGYLGLTAWLMAFLAHQIVGVLT